GGCAAGGTGGGCACGTTCGGCAGTTCGCAGGGGGGATTCGCTCAGAATTTCCTCGCCGTCACGCAGCCCCCGCATCTGGTCTGTCAATACATGGTCGATACCGGGCTGAGCCTCTTCCACGAAGGCTACCGCATCGGCGGCATCACGCGGCCCGAGCGATTCCGCAGTCTGGAAGCCAGTTGCCGCAACCCGGCGGATAATCGCCGATTGCTCGCCGAGTGGTTCCAACATCCGCACTATGATGATTATTGGAAGGCCGAAGATTGCACGCTGCATTTCCCGAAAATGAATGTCCCCTGCTTCACAATCGGCAGTTGGTTTGATTTCATGAATCAGGGGTCGATCCAAAGTTTCCAAGGGCGGCAGCATCGCGGCGGTCCCAACTCCCGTGGCCATCAGCAGTTACTCATCGGACCTTATTTGCATGGCCGACTGAATAAGGGCAACCAATCCGGCGATTTGACCTTCCCCACGAATGCCATTTGGCCCGAAGAATCGCACATGATTCGCTGGTTCAACCACCATCTCAAGGGGGAATCGAACGGCGTCATGAACGATCCGCCGGTGCGCTATTACGTCATGGGTGCAACCGGCGAGGCGGACGCGCCAGGGAATGTCTGGCGGACGGCGAACGATTGGCCGCCACCGGAAACGCCGCAGCAGCCCACCGCATATTTTCTGCACGCGGAAGGCAAGCTCCGGCTGGACGCCCCGACCAGCGAATCGAGCGCGACGACCTATCGCAGCGATCCCCACAAACCGATGTCGATTCCGGGAGTCGCCTTTCCCGGAGCCAAAGATGCCCGCGCATTCGAGCAACAATCGGAAGTTCGTACCTTCACCACCGACGTGCTGACCGCCCCAGTCGAATGGACCGGGCAAGTCTGGGCCGAGCTGCAAGTCGCATCCACGGCACGAGATACGGATTTCATCGTGCGAATTAGCGATGTCTACCCCGATGGGCGATCGATCCTGCTGATGGATTATCCCATGCGGGCTCGGTATCGCGACGGCTTCGATCACGAGGTGTTGCTGGAGCCGGGCAAGGTGGCGACGATTCGCTACCCGGTGGGCTGGATCAGCCAGATTTTCAATCGCGGCCACCGCATCCGCGTTACCATCGCCAGCACCGGCGCCCCGCTCTACGAGCCCAACCCGCAGACGGGCAAGCCGCTGACCATCGCGTTTCCGACCGATGCGATTTCGGCCACCAACACGCTCTACCATCAACGCGACCATGCCAGCCGAATTCTCGCCCCGCTGGTGACTCCAAAGCGCTGAGTCGGCCCCACTCACCCCGCATCGTCATGCGAGAGTCAGCGAATTCCAGCGAGAATGACTAGACAGCCAAGTTTCCGGCTGCGAGAATAGCACTTCGGACCTGACATTGGCATATCGATTCGGATGACGATGGAGCGGCCATGGCGTTTGCGTTGAGCGAAACCGAAGCCGCATTCCAACGGGCAATCTTGATTGACGCCGACGATTGGGCAGCGCGGTTGGCATACGCCGACTGGCTGGAAGAGCAACAGCGCAGCCTCGAATCGCATGTCTTGCGGATGGAATTGGCGTTACAAGAATATGCGTTTGACGATCCACGCCGTACCCAACTCCGCAGCCAACTGTGGGAACTCCACCGCGAACTGGACACACTTTGGATTCACCGGCTCCCGACTCTGGGCGGCGTCGTCTGGGGCCACGTCGTCCACGGTGTCATGAATCAGGTGCAAATCTCGCTGGGGGCCCAATCCCGCTTCCCCGAGGGATTGTTCCCGTTTCTGCCAATGATGCATTTGCAGTTGGAACGCATTCACCCCAAACAAGTTCGGTCGATTCGGGAGCACCCCGCACTGCAATCATTGGTCGCACTCACCTGCGATTCCAGCGAGGTACCCCTCCCGGTCCTGATGGAGTTGCTCTCATCTCCATTCTTGGTAAACCTCGCAGTGTTGCGATTGCCAAATCTCTCACTGACCAATGAATGTACCGAAATCTTAACTCGTTCTCCGGTGCTTCACGGCCTGCAACGCTTAGATCTTTCTCGGAATCATCTGACGGCGATCAGCGGAGAACTCCTGGGCGAATCGCCGATGATGCAACAATTGCGGGAATTGTCGTTATATCGCAACGATTTCTTCGATGCCGGAATTCTGTCACTCGTCAAATCCCGCGAATTTCCGCAACTGACCTCGCTGGAAGTGATGAACATGCACATTGGTGATCGTGGCGCGATCGCCTTGGCGGAGAGCGGCATTTTTCGCAAACTCGCCACCATCAACTTGTGCTATAACCCCATTGGCGACAAGGGGATCGCTGCGTTTGCCGAATGTCCCGACCTGAACGGCAAGCGACTCATTCTTCGCGGCAACCGCATCGGCGATCGCGGAGCCATGGCACTCATCCGCTCCTCCGTCATTGACCCAACCGTAACGACGTTGGAACTTGGCGATCACCAGATGAGCGAAACGGCCCAGGAGCGACTGCGGGAGCATTTCGGCCCGCGCATCTATGTCTGAGCCAGTTGCGTCTCAATCCGAATCGGCGGCCGCTTGGGCTTGCGTGTAAAAGTGCTTCGCGGCTCGCCCGCTGATCGTCCCCAGTTTCACCAATTCGGCGGCGATCAACTCGACAGCACGCCAATTACCCGTATCCGCGAGCAAATTTTCGACCTTCGACAACATTCGACGAACAAACTTATCCAACTGGCGTTCCCCGACCCGCTGCATTGCCAATTTTCGGACATATCGCAAATCGTGGGCCGCCCCTTCCACACCATACCGGCCCGTGATTTGGGCTTCTGCGGCCATTCCCGCCAGCGCGATCAAAATTTCCCGCTCGATCCAATCATCACTCGGCCGTTGCACACCCTTATCGAATTTGCAAACGCCCAGCCGTTCGCGGTTCGGCAGCACACTGACGCCACTCACCGGACGCTCCAACGCCAGGGCGATCACCGCATGCCCCGCCTCGTGGAAGGCGGTCACGCGATCAAACGAATTCTCGGCCGTCGATTCCATCATCGCCGCATCCCCTGCCACCACAGTATGTTACGTGCGGGGGCAAAACAGTCCCCAATCCCATGGCGCATTCAGCTACAGAATCTGCTGAACCAGCCGATCCACGTGAGCTCGATAGAGTTTGCGGATGGCATCCGGATGTCGGTCCACGCGCAGCCCGATTTCATCCCAACCAACGCCTTCTTTACGAAGTAGGCGCACTTGCTGAAGCAGCGGCGACAGCAGTTTCTCGGCACGCGATTCCATAAATTGCAAGAGCTCGTCGGTATCCAACTCGGGAACCGACGACGCATTCGAGGTCGCCAGATTATCCCATTGTTCATGCCCCGATTCCGTCCGCCGAGCGTCCCGACGTTTGGCAAGCAAGTACCGCTGCCGATCCGCGACTACGTGTTTAAACATCCGAACAACCAACGGATAATAGCGCGACATCAGATCTGTCAACGCCTCGGGCGATTCGGCCAGCTCCGGTCGCAACTGCAGCCATTTTGCACGCAATTCTTCGTCGGTTGGAGCGTTTGACTTGCCCGCTTCCGGCGAGAGTTCCTCAGAATCCGCCAAAATGAGTTGCTCAAATTCCGCCGGCGAGATTTCATCCGAATTCGCCAGGCGGGTCGAATTCACGGATGGTTGTGCCGGAGATTCGGGTGCCGAATCGAGGTCGATCCGGTGCTTCCAATTGGCAACAATCAAACAGACACTCTGAAAAATGTCATCCTCTTCAGCTTCAAACCCCACAAGCCCTCGATTCCGTCGCATGGTCTTCAGCAGCCGCAACAATTCATCACGACGATGTTGCAAACACATCATCGTCATTAAATACACTTGGAGGGGAACAGGCTTCCGATGCCCACTCGATTCGCCTGGATTGGGCGGGGAGTCATCTGGATTGAGGGTCGCCGATGTGGCATCGGCATCCGGGGGCGACGGCTCATCGGAGCGAACCCGAGCGGTCGGGTCGAGCGGCGGTGTCGTGTCGTCGGAATTGTCTTGCACGGCCATACCATCCTCCGGAATCGCTAAGGGGGAAATTCCTTCCCGGTCTTCGGCCAACGCAAATCAGTCGGTGTCAGGATTCGTCGGTTGCGGGGGTTTGGTTGTGCGGTACACCACCGCATACACCAATGCCCCAACGGCGATAAACCCAACCCCAATCAGCGATTCCGTTCGCTGCGTTGTGAACATATTCGTCAGCACCAGGAGCATCACGGTGATGTAAACCATTGGTACCACGGGGTAGCCCAAACAGGTATACGCCGGCTTCGCTGAGAGATTTTGGGATCCGCTTCGTCGTGTTCGCACTCGGAATACAAACAGCGTGCTGATCGCCAACGTCTCAAACGAAATCGCTCCAAACATGGCAAAATCGGTGACAACATCAAACAGCGGTTTGCCCGCCGGAATGTTCAAATCGATTCGCCACCCCGCCAACGCCAATTCGGGCAGCCGCACTTGCACCAGAACCGCCGCCATGATGACCAGGATTGCCGACCATCCAGCCAGAACGACAATCGCGCGGCCCGGAGTTTGATAGCGCGGATGAATCGACGCCAACCACGTGGGTGCCAACGCATCTCGGCCCATGGCAAACAACAGCCGTGGGCCCACCATCAAGTTCCCGTTCAGGGAACCGAACACCGACAGCATCACCACTGCCGATGCCAACATCGCACCAATCGGCCCCAAAAGTCGGCTGCCAAACTCAGCAACAACCGTTGTTTGTTGCAGTTGCGCCATCTCACCACGCGGAATCACCAACGCATAAGCCAGATTTGCACCCAAGTAGAGGATGGTCACTGTGCATGTGCCAACGATGAGTGCAACGGGAAGATTTCGTGAAGGATTGCGGATTTCCTCGGCAATCGGTGCCACATTCATCCACCCATGATACGCCCACAGCACTGCGACCATCGCTCCACCAACCTGACTCCACGCGATCGCCCCGAACGAATCGGGCCACCAGGGTTCGAGCCGATGCCAATCGGGCAAACTTCGCCCCGGCAATGGTTCACCACCAATCGCCGCCAAGATCATGGGCAACAACGGAATCGCCAACAATGTCCCCACTTTGGAGGTGGTGACCACCAACTGTAACCCGCCGCCCCAACGCACGCCGCGCCGATTCACCGCGGCCAAGCAGAGAATCACGCCCACCGTGCAGGCTTGCAGCGTCCAAAAATCGACGAGGTTGACATCTCGCCCCAATCCGCGTAACTGCTTCAGAACATCATGGGCCGAATCGGTGAACACGCTTGCCAACGCCGCAATGGATGCCGATCGGATGATCCAAAATTCCACCCATCCCCACAAAAACCCGAACAATCGTCCATATCCTTCACGGAGATAGACATAATTCCCCCCCGCTTTGGGAATTCGGACTGCAATTTCGGCCAAACTGAGCGCCCCCAGCATGGCCAGAACCCCGCCCGCGACCCAAACCAGCACAATCAATGAAAAATCGGGCACAGCCGCCGCGACAGCTTGTGGCTTTTTGAACACTCCCGAACCGATGACCGTGCCAATGACAATGGCCGTAGCGGTCCAGGCTCCCAGAACGCGGGGGAGTTCAGGTGGTTTTGTCACGTTGTTGAAAAGCCATTGAGTGGCAAAGAGGAAAAACCGGGTCGATGCGGGGAGGCGATCGATGCGGATAATGTAAGGCAGTTCAGGGGAAGTTGTCTAGCGGAATTTTCCGCAATCCGGAAAAATTATTGTTCCCGGGCTGCAGCTCGAGTCAGTCGATCGGCGACCGCCAACCAATCCAGGTCATGCGGTGGATGCGAGGCCACAATTCGGCTCAACTTCATCCCGTCTAAGAGGTGGAGTGCGGAATACAATCCTGCAGCGTAACCCATTGGCGTGGCAGGGAGTTGCAGATTGGGTTGGCCTGGCGGATGCTGAGCAGCGTCGAGTGTGGTAATCCACCCAACAGCTTCCCCGGCCGTTCGCAACGCATGTACGAATTCCACGCTCGCAGCTTCGCTCTCTGCCAACAATAACGGCGTCTTGGGTGCGTAATGCCGCCTCATTTGTCCAGGTGAACGAGCAATTTCTGACGACGATTCGGCTCCAGGTTGCGCTGTGGAAGTGGAATCGAACGCATCCTGAAGATAAGCCAGATGTTGCGATCGCAGATGGGGTGCCAGTTCGATTGGCCCGACAACGGACTCCAATTGCCGCACGGTGATCGGACCGGGTCGCAGGAGCCGCATCGGCGTCACGGTTGCATCCACGACTGTCGATTCGATTCCCGTTAACGTGGGGCCACCGTCAATGATGCAATCGATTTGATCACCGAGACTTGCGACAACGTGTTCCGCGCATGATGGGGAGATTTCTAAGGATCGATTGGCACTCGGAGCCGCGACTGGAACGCCCGCCAATCGCAGAAATGCTTGCGCGATGGGATGTGCGGGCCAACGAACCGCAACTGTTGGGCCGCCGGCGGTGACAATCTCAGGAACTTGCGGATGTTTTTGCAGTACCAAACTCAACGGTCCCGGCCAAAAATGCTGCATGAGCTTCCGGGCCAGCGGCGGAATCGCGAGCGCAACTTGTGGAAGAATCGCATCATCCGCCAAATGCACAATCAAGGGATTAGTCGATGGTCGACCTTTGACACGAAAAATGGCCGCAACTGCCTGCGGGTCCAACGCATTCGCTCCCAATCCGTATACTGTTTCAGTGGGAAACGCGACCAATCCCCCGTGGCGAATTCGTTCGGCAGCTCGTTCGAGCAACTCGGTCCGATGGTCGCTATTTTTGAAGCGATTTCCCGGAACCCGTGGGTCGGTCATTTGATCGGACTCCCGCAATTGATAAGATAACTTCAGTTCACGTTTGCGTTCGGTTATTGTGGCATCGAATGGACCGATTCGACAAGTGACCGCCCCCCCTCCGTGATTGAGGACACTAGGATTATGTCCCAAGCAGAACCCACTCGAATCAAACCGCCGACTGCGGAACAACGCCGAATCGCCACGGAGAGCTTTGACAAGGCCAACCGCGTGATTTCGACTGGAAATTACGATTATGGAATCAATCTGCTGCTAACCTGTTGCAAGCTGGATCCGGGGAATACGGTCTATCGTACCACGCTCCGCCGCGCTCAGAAAGCCAAATATCGCAACAACTTACGTGGCAGCCCGCTTGCATTTCTCACCACGTCTCGCCATCGCGCCCGCCTGAAAGTTGCCCAGCAGCGCCGCGACTATCTGGCCGTGCTGGAACATGGCGAACAGATTCTCAGCCGCAATCCGTGGGATCTCAGCACCCAAATGGATATGGCAGAAGCGTTTGAGGCGTTGGAGTTACTCGATTTGGCGGTGTTTGAACTGGATCAGGCCCGTCAGAAATTCGGCCGCGATGCCACACTCAACCGTGCGCTTGCCCGGTTGTTCGAGAAACGTGGCAACTTCGCCCACGCCATCAAATTATGGCAGATTGTCAAAGAAACTGATCCATCGGATCTCGAAGCATCGCACAAAGCCAAGGATTTAGCCGCGAGCGAAACCATCCAACGCGGGCAATACGAAGAATCGGCCCAGAACAAAGGCGACGAATCCGACGATCCGCGATTCGCCCCCGCCCCGGCAGCGGCAGCATCGACCGCCAGCAAATCCACAACCCCCGCGACTGCAAGCGGAACGGTCGGCCAAGCTGCCGTCGATCGCCTCACTCGCGAAGCGGCCCCGCTATTGGCGCAAATCGAAGCGAATCCAACCGAGGCATCGTTCTATCTGAAACTCGCCGAATTATACCGGAAGTTTCGACAAGACGATCGCGCTCGTGCCGTGCTGCAACAAGGATTGGCGGCGACAGGGCAGAACTTTCAAATCCAAGTCGAATTGATGGAATCCGATTTGGAGCCGCTGCGAAAAAATTTCGCACTCACCCAAGACAAGTTGCGAAAACGCATCGCTGGTGGGTTGGAAGCGGCCGATGAGGAACACACGCTCGAAGACCTCCGACGACTCCAGGCCAAGCTGCGGCTCGAAATTCTCAACCGAGAGATTGAGCTGTATCGCCTGAAGGCAGAACGGTTTCCGACCGATTTGTCGCATCGGTTGGAATTGGGGAACCGCCTGTATTTGGCGGATCGGATCGATGATGCGATTTCCGAATTGCAGCAAGCTCGCAAGGATGTTCGGCTTCAGGGCAAAGCCTTGATGCAACTCGGATTCTGCTTCAAAAAGCGCAACAACTGGCGTCTCGCCCAACGAAATTTTGAAGAAGCGTTGGCATTGTTGGCGACCACGGATGAACCCGCCCGCAAGGAAATTCTGTTTGCCTTGGCGAGCGGGTTCGCCGAGAACGGCGACTTGGCTCGTGCCATTGATATGGGGCACGAATTAGCCAATCTCGACTTCAGTTTCCGCGAGATTGGCAAACGCTTAGACGAATGGCAAGAGCGGCTGCAAAACGCGGCCAATTAAGCACTTGCGATCGTCGAATCCCGGTAGAAGTCTTTGTCCGAAGGTGTCCGTGGCGGTGGTTGATCGCTGCGGCACCTGAGCGGATCACCAGCGGCCGTATCGACCGCGGCCATACCCGAAGCCAGGGCCACCGAAGCCGCCGTAGCCAAATCCCGGTCGGCCAAATCCGCCGCCGCCGAATCCCACACTAACGCCAACGCCGCGATATCCGGGGCCATCGCTCCCGGCAACGATTTGTTCCAATTCAATATCGGTCAATTCACGATCGACTCGTTGTTCGGGGGCCGGGGTGGAAGAGGTGGGTTGATGTGCTGGAATGTGCGTCATCACAAGCTCCCTCGTGGAAGAACCAAAGATTCCACCCGACAAAGATTTTGCCGGGCGACTCATCTATTCTATCCACGAGGTCGAACGATCCGGGTCACGGAACGATGTTTTTTCGATGCCGAAGTCGGCATCAGAAAGACTTACTGCTTCCAACCATTGATGCTCAAACCACCGCGGCGAACCGGGTTGCTCGGTGCGCCACCAGCGACGATTTGTTCCAGTTCTTGCATGCTCAATTCGCGGTCAGCCTTGACTTCAACCGGGGCGGAGATGCGGACTTCTTCGGTCTTCTTTTGTTCGATCACGGGGAATTCTCCGGTGAAAGCCATTCCAAACCATTCTCCAACCCATTGGCGAATTTTGTTTGGAATTGCTCGCATGGATCATAGCTTAGCCATGCGACGATTGCTCCACAAGCGAAATTTCTAAAATTCCCAAATTTCCTATATTCATCGATTTCGGCTGATCCTTCATCGCGGCGAAAGCAGCGGGCGGACAGTTGGGGTTCCCGAATTCGGCGTCCATCGCAAGGGGATGCTCCAATCACCTTCTAGGTCGATCCGCCGATCGAACAGCAGATTTCGGGGGAAGAGTGAGGTGGTTTTCACCGATTCCCGCATCTCCACAAGTCCTGTTTGCTTCAGGGCTTCCGCCACGAGTTGCGAGCAGAAATAAATGCGTTCGTCGGGTCGTGTCGCGCGATGGATCGGTCGGGGTAACAGCAAGCCGCCCAGCTGTGACTGCGAGGTAAACGCCCGTCCGATTCGCTCCTCCACGTATCGGGTGAGCTTCGCGGATTGCTCCGGCGTCAGCGGGCGAGTCCGGGCACGCACCCAAATGATCGGCTCATGTTTCTTGATAATATAGTCTTCAATATACGATAAAAATCGATCTGGAATCGGTCGTGCGGTCACGGAGGATGCCCCGCCGCCGCCGACTTCAAAGACCATGAGTTCGCCAGTGGCCCGTCTTACGAGCATGGCCGAATGGTACGGATGCCCCGATCGTGCAAACCCGTACATAATGGAGAACGACCAATTTTTCGATGACATGAGCAACACGTCACCTTCTTGAGGAACCCATGGGATGCCGCGATCGGTGTCTTGCTGCCGAATAAATCCGAACGGCTGCCCCGGCAATAGCACCGGCGGGAGAGCCGCGACGCTCCAAGCCAGCAACAACCCTGCGATCATCTGCATTCCTCCCGCGATCCGAATTTTCCGAATGCCCGGATTGCATCGGTTGAATCGCAGAAGGAACTTCAAACTAGATTCCCAAGTCGCTGGCAAAGTCACCAACGTTTATTCTTTTTCTTTCTTCTCAGGCTTTTCTTTTTCATCGTCTTTCGGAGCCATCCCGCCTTGGATACCGTCCAGTTCCAATTCGGTGAGTTCCCGGTCTTGATGCGTGAGAACCGATCCAGACAAAGAAGCTACGCTTTGCATTCGATACTCCCAGAAATGGGTCATTATCATCCTGTCGGCAAAGTTACACCGACGAATGTGAGTTTATTCCCGATCCGAGATAATCGCAATAGCAAAGAACAACCAATTCTCCGAATTTCCGGATTCTGCAGAATCTGTCAGTCGCACCGATTTTACACGCAGTGCGCTTTTTGCAACTGCATGCGGCGGGCGAAGGTGACGATGGCTTCTTCCTGGTCTTCGGTTTCGATGGAGCCGGGCCGGGATTCGCGGATTTTGAGAATCGCGTGATCCGCCGGAAGCCCTTGCGAGGCAACCAGATACGCAGCAAGGATCGTCCCCGTTCGGCCTCGTCCGGCAGCGCAATGGACAACGACCCCCATTTGCCGTTCGGTCGCCTTGCGAATCGCACTCACACATTGGTCGAGCTGTTCTTGTGTAGGTGCCGTCATGTCATCGACGGGGACATGGACGGCGAGCAGCCCGGCATCGTCGATCCAATCGCGTCGGATCGGATCTTCGGTTAGAGTGATGATGATCTGCACGTTTTGATCCCGCAACCAGCCGAGGTCTTCACGGGAATTCGGACGAGCCATCCCGGCCAGCAACGGTTTTTCAATCCAAGAGAATCCATGCGGAGCCATGCGTCCCGTCCTTCTGTGAGTGGCCATCCGAGCGATCAATTCAGCTTCAACGGCTTTTGGCCAAAGCGTTTGCGACATTCGTTGGCTTGTTGCCAGACGTGTTCTTCGCTTTGGAGAAAATCGATTAAATTGCCGGTGGAAATGCCCAAACAGGCGGCGGCATCGCTAACTCGCGCCTGGCAAGCCTCCAACACATCCAAGACAATCCCTGCGACGGGCCAGAATTTGGCATTCCGAGTGGAGATGTGCAATTTCCCGTCGGTGGGTCGAACTTCGGCATACTCGGGTATCGCCGTAACCGATTGCTCATTGCGAAGTTCCGGCGGAATCGGGGTGCGAATTTCCAGAAAGAACGCCCGACGCAAGCGCTTGATGGCCTGATGCCGATTTTCGTGTTGCGAACGACTTTCCTCGGCGATCACCACCAACCCACTGGCGCGGTGGCGGAGTCGCACGGCGGAACTGGTCTTGTTGCGATGCTGCCCGCCGGGACCGCTAGCGCGGTAGGTATCGACATCGCATTGGGCGAGGAGTTGTTCGTCGGTCAGGCCAGTCCAGGTGGCGCGTGTGGGGGCGGGTCGCGGAGTTGCGGCGGCGAGTCGGGGCGTCACCCAGCCAGCGGATTGGAATTCCGGCAATGTCAATGGTCCATCCGCAGCGGCGGAGTTGGCCTCCGGCTGGGGATGGGAATTGAGCGCATCGTGTTCCCCGATCAGGGGTTGCGATCCAATCGCGGGATTTGCTCCCGATGCTGGATCGGCAGGCGGGGGAGTCGGTGTCAGTTCGGCATCGTCCATCCCCTGCCCCTCTCATCGCGTTGCAAGATTCGGCGCGATCAAACGTCGAGCTTCCAAGGCTTGCGCATGGGTCGGCTGATCATCGCATTGGCTTCGGCTTCACCGAATCGATGCGTGGCCGGGTCCCAGGTCAACGCTTTGCCCAGCCGGGTGGCAATCACGCCGGTGTGGCAGACGATGACGGAGCTTGCGCCCACTTCGACGTTGCAAATCGGCTTCTTCCGGGTGCTCAGGCACTCCATGAAGTTGTTCATATGCCCGTTGGTGACTTCGAGTCGGATGGCATCTTTGCCGAGCGGTTCTTCCAGCAGCTTCTTATCGCTGGCGCGGATGGTTCCCCGGCTGACGAAGATTGTACCGTTTTCACCTTCGAACAGCACGCCGTTTTCCCCGCCACTTTGGGCGATGACTTCGGTGCCGTTGGCGTAGGTGTAGGTCACCTTAAAGTTCGGGTGACAATTGTACGAATTCGGAGCGTCGTTGGGCTTTTCGCCTTCGCCGACGACCTTGACAGGTCCGCTGCCGTCCATCCCGAGCCCCCATTGGGCGATATCCAGGTGGTGGGCACCCCAGTCGGTCATCTTCCCGCCGGAGTATTCGTACCACCAACGATATTCATAATGACAGCGTTGCGGCACGAATTCGACGGCTTCGCACGGTCCTTGCCAGAAGTCCCAGTTGAGACCTTTGGGCACTGGGGCGGTCTTGAAGGTGCCCTTGGGATTGCCACCGATGCGGCATTCCACCCGCTTGATTTTGCCGATGCGGCCGTTGCGGACGAGTTCGCAGGCCAATCGGAATCGGGCATCGGAGCGTTGTTGGCTGCCAGTTTGGAAGACGCGGCCGGTTTCCTTTTGGACCTTGATGAGGATCAACGCTTCTTCGATCGTCAGTGTAAGCGGCTTTTCGCAGTATACGTCTTTGCCGCGGCGCATCGCTTCGATGGCAACGATGGCGTGCCATTGGTCGGGCGTGGCGATGGTGACGGCGTCGATATCGGCTCGACCCAGCAGTTCGCGGTAATCTTCGTAACCCTTGATGTCGCTGGTGTTAAAGTCTTTCTTCATGATGCCCACCGCTCGTTCGAGGTGGTTGGCATCGACATCGCAGGCGGCGACGTAGCGGACACCCTTTTGACGGCGGGCATCGTTGTAAATCGCCAAGCCACGGCTGGCGGGGCTGCCGATGCCGA
This DNA window, taken from Tuwongella immobilis, encodes the following:
- a CDS encoding L-threonylcarbamoyladenylate synthase, whose amino-acid sequence is MTDPRVPGNRFKNSDHRTELLERAAERIRHGGLVAFPTETVYGLGANALDPQAVAAIFRVKGRPSTNPLIVHLADDAILPQVALAIPPLARKLMQHFWPGPLSLVLQKHPQVPEIVTAGGPTVAVRWPAHPIAQAFLRLAGVPVAAPSANRSLEISPSCAEHVVASLGDQIDCIIDGGPTLTGIESTVVDATVTPMRLLRPGPITVRQLESVVGPIELAPHLRSQHLAYLQDAFDSTSTAQPGAESSSEIARSPGQMRRHYAPKTPLLLAESEAASVEFVHALRTAGEAVGWITTLDAAQHPPGQPNLQLPATPMGYAAGLYSALHLLDGMKLSRIVASHPPHDLDWLAVADRLTRAAAREQ
- a CDS encoding ATP-dependent metallopeptidase FtsH/Yme1/Tma family protein; this translates as MMESTAENSFDRVTAFHEAGHAVIALALERPVSGVSVLPNRERLGVCKFDKGVQRPSDDWIEREILIALAGMAAEAQITGRYGVEGAAHDLRYVRKLAMQRVGERQLDKFVRRMLSKVENLLADTGNWRAVELIAAELVKLGTISGRAAKHFYTQAQAAADSD
- a CDS encoding CocE/NonD family hydrolase, giving the protein MLRCVWVVMLGLGLLTPLQAQVNLGQITETHQMIPMRDGTRLSAYLYFPPKDATGRAGPWPVVFEQRYADLRGAGTRQAAARLASAGFVVAMVNFRGCYQSEGQWVGYRALAWGEQRDGYDVCEWLATQKWSTGKVGTFGSSQGGFAQNFLAVTQPPHLVCQYMVDTGLSLFHEGYRIGGITRPERFRSLEASCRNPADNRRLLAEWFQHPHYDDYWKAEDCTLHFPKMNVPCFTIGSWFDFMNQGSIQSFQGRQHRGGPNSRGHQQLLIGPYLHGRLNKGNQSGDLTFPTNAIWPEESHMIRWFNHHLKGESNGVMNDPPVRYYVMGATGEADAPGNVWRTANDWPPPETPQQPTAYFLHAEGKLRLDAPTSESSATTYRSDPHKPMSIPGVAFPGAKDARAFEQQSEVRTFTTDVLTAPVEWTGQVWAELQVASTARDTDFIVRISDVYPDGRSILLMDYPMRARYRDGFDHEVLLEPGKVATIRYPVGWISQIFNRGHRIRVTIASTGAPLYEPNPQTGKPLTIAFPTDAISATNTLYHQRDHASRILAPLVTPKR
- a CDS encoding dual specificity protein phosphatase 23 gives rise to the protein MAPHGFSWIEKPLLAGMARPNSREDLGWLRDQNVQIIITLTEDPIRRDWIDDAGLLAVHVPVDDMTAPTQEQLDQCVSAIRKATERQMGVVVHCAAGRGRTGTILAAYLVASQGLPADHAILKIRESRPGSIETEDQEEAIVTFARRMQLQKAHCV
- a CDS encoding TIGR02996 domain-containing protein, encoding MAFALSETEAAFQRAILIDADDWAARLAYADWLEEQQRSLESHVLRMELALQEYAFDDPRRTQLRSQLWELHRELDTLWIHRLPTLGGVVWGHVVHGVMNQVQISLGAQSRFPEGLFPFLPMMHLQLERIHPKQVRSIREHPALQSLVALTCDSSEVPLPVLMELLSSPFLVNLAVLRLPNLSLTNECTEILTRSPVLHGLQRLDLSRNHLTAISGELLGESPMMQQLRELSLYRNDFFDAGILSLVKSREFPQLTSLEVMNMHIGDRGAIALAESGIFRKLATINLCYNPIGDKGIAAFAECPDLNGKRLILRGNRIGDRGAMALIRSSVIDPTVTTLELGDHQMSETAQERLREHFGPRIYV
- a CDS encoding APC family permease, with translation MTKPPELPRVLGAWTATAIVIGTVIGSGVFKKPQAVAAAVPDFSLIVLVWVAGGVLAMLGALSLAEIAVRIPKAGGNYVYLREGYGRLFGFLWGWVEFWIIRSASIAALASVFTDSAHDVLKQLRGLGRDVNLVDFWTLQACTVGVILCLAAVNRRGVRWGGGLQLVVTTSKVGTLLAIPLLPMILAAIGGEPLPGRSLPDWHRLEPWWPDSFGAIAWSQVGGAMVAVLWAYHGWMNVAPIAEEIRNPSRNLPVALIVGTCTVTILYLGANLAYALVIPRGEMAQLQQTTVVAEFGSRLLGPIGAMLASAVVMLSVFGSLNGNLMVGPRLLFAMGRDALAPTWLASIHPRYQTPGRAIVVLAGWSAILVIMAAVLVQVRLPELALAGWRIDLNIPAGKPLFDVVTDFAMFGAISFETLAISTLFVFRVRTRRSGSQNLSAKPAYTCLGYPVVPMVYITVMLLVLTNMFTTQRTESLIGVGFIAVGALVYAVVYRTTKPPQPTNPDTD
- a CDS encoding tetratricopeptide repeat protein; translation: MSQAEPTRIKPPTAEQRRIATESFDKANRVISTGNYDYGINLLLTCCKLDPGNTVYRTTLRRAQKAKYRNNLRGSPLAFLTTSRHRARLKVAQQRRDYLAVLEHGEQILSRNPWDLSTQMDMAEAFEALELLDLAVFELDQARQKFGRDATLNRALARLFEKRGNFAHAIKLWQIVKETDPSDLEASHKAKDLAASETIQRGQYEESAQNKGDESDDPRFAPAPAAAASTASKSTTPATASGTVGQAAVDRLTREAAPLLAQIEANPTEASFYLKLAELYRKFRQDDRARAVLQQGLAATGQNFQIQVELMESDLEPLRKNFALTQDKLRKRIAGGLEAADEEHTLEDLRRLQAKLRLEILNREIELYRLKAERFPTDLSHRLELGNRLYLADRIDDAISELQQARKDVRLQGKALMQLGFCFKKRNNWRLAQRNFEEALALLATTDEPARKEILFALASGFAENGDLARAIDMGHELANLDFSFREIGKRLDEWQERLQNAAN